Proteins from one Molothrus aeneus isolate 106 chromosome 27, BPBGC_Maene_1.0, whole genome shotgun sequence genomic window:
- the TLE5 gene encoding TLE family member 5 isoform X2 — MMFPQSRHSGSSHLPQQLKFTTSDSCDRIKDEFQLLQAQYHSLKLECDKLASEKSEMQRHYVMYYEMSYGLNIEMHKQAEIVKRLNGICAQVLPYLSQEHQQQVLGAIERAKQVTAPELNSIIRQLQAHQLSQLQALALPLTPLPVGLQPPSLPAVSAGTGLLSLSALGSQAHLSKEDKNGHDGDAHQDDDGEKSD; from the exons ATGATGTTTCCACAAAGCCGGCACTCG GGCTCCTCTCACCTGCCTCAGCAGCTGAAGTTCACGACCTCCGACTCGTGCGACCGCATCAAGGACgagttccagctgctgcaggcccagTACCACAG CTTGAAGTTGGAATGTGACAAACTAGCCAGCGAGAAATCGGAGATGCAGCGTCACTACGTCATG taCTATGAGATGTCCTACGGGCTGAATATTGAAATGCACAAACAG GCTGAAATTGTCAAGAGGCTAAATGGGATTTGTGCACAGGTTCTGCCCTACCTTTCACAAGAG CATCAGCAGCAAGTCTTGGGAGCCATTGAACGAGCTAAGCAGGTCACGGCGCCAGAACTGAACTCCATCATCCGT cagcttcaagctcaccagctgtcccagctccaaGCCCTCGCTCTGCCCCTGACCCCGCTCCCCGTGGGGCTCcagcctccctctctccccgCTGTCAGCGCCGGCACCGGGCTCCTGTCGCTGTCTGCCCTGGGCTCTCAGGCTCACCTCTCCAAGGAGGACAAGAACGGCCACGATGGGGATGCCCACCAAGATGATGACGGCGAGAAATCGGATTAG
- the TLE5 gene encoding TLE family member 5 isoform X1 translates to MMFPQSRHSGSSHLPQQLKFTTSDSCDRIKDEFQLLQAQYHSLKLECDKLASEKSEMQRHYVMYYEMSYGLNIEMHKQAEIVKRLNGICAQVLPYLSQEHQQQVLGAIERAKQVTAPELNSIIRQQLQAHQLSQLQALALPLTPLPVGLQPPSLPAVSAGTGLLSLSALGSQAHLSKEDKNGHDGDAHQDDDGEKSD, encoded by the exons ATGATGTTTCCACAAAGCCGGCACTCG GGCTCCTCTCACCTGCCTCAGCAGCTGAAGTTCACGACCTCCGACTCGTGCGACCGCATCAAGGACgagttccagctgctgcaggcccagTACCACAG CTTGAAGTTGGAATGTGACAAACTAGCCAGCGAGAAATCGGAGATGCAGCGTCACTACGTCATG taCTATGAGATGTCCTACGGGCTGAATATTGAAATGCACAAACAG GCTGAAATTGTCAAGAGGCTAAATGGGATTTGTGCACAGGTTCTGCCCTACCTTTCACAAGAG CATCAGCAGCAAGTCTTGGGAGCCATTGAACGAGCTAAGCAGGTCACGGCGCCAGAACTGAACTCCATCATCCGT cagcagcttcaagctcaccagctgtcccagctccaaGCCCTCGCTCTGCCCCTGACCCCGCTCCCCGTGGGGCTCcagcctccctctctccccgCTGTCAGCGCCGGCACCGGGCTCCTGTCGCTGTCTGCCCTGGGCTCTCAGGCTCACCTCTCCAAGGAGGACAAGAACGGCCACGATGGGGATGCCCACCAAGATGATGACGGCGAGAAATCGGATTAG